In Rahnella sikkimica, the following are encoded in one genomic region:
- a CDS encoding glycoside-pentoside-hexuronide (GPH):cation symporter, with translation MKEGALSFKEKVAYGMGDAGCNMIGGAIMLFLNYFYTDVFGLAPALVGVLLLSVRVIDAVTDPIMGAIADRTTTRWGRFRPYLLWVSVPYVLFSVLMFTTPEWSYNSKVIYAFITYFLMSLTYTAINIPYCSLGGVITADPHERVACQSYRFFMVGIATLILSSTLLPMADFFGGADKAKGYQMSMGVMAIIALFMFLFCFSSVKERIQPAVPSKHALKSDLKDVWKNDQWVRILLLTFCNVCPGFIRMAATMYYVTWVMEKSTSFASMFISLGVVGMMIGSALAKPLTDKYCKLKVFFWANIILTIFSCGFYFLDPHATTLILVAYFVLNIMHQLPSPLHWSLMADVDDYGEWKTGKRVTGISFSGNLFFLKCGLAVAGAMVGFLLSAYGYNAGAAQQSDHAINGIVLLFTVIPGVGYLITAGVVRLLKVDRETMRTIQADLEIRRRNYRELNEYHDEKQAQELASAPLHSKELKHE, from the coding sequence ATGAAGGAAGGCGCGCTGTCGTTCAAAGAGAAAGTAGCGTACGGAATGGGAGATGCGGGCTGCAATATGATTGGTGGTGCCATCATGTTGTTCCTCAATTATTTTTATACCGACGTTTTCGGGCTCGCCCCGGCGCTGGTCGGCGTATTGCTGCTGTCGGTGCGGGTTATCGACGCCGTCACTGACCCGATAATGGGGGCAATTGCTGACCGCACCACCACCCGCTGGGGCCGTTTCCGCCCGTATTTGTTATGGGTATCGGTGCCCTACGTTCTGTTCAGCGTGCTGATGTTTACCACGCCAGAATGGAGCTACAACAGCAAAGTTATCTATGCTTTCATTACCTATTTCCTGATGTCGCTAACCTATACCGCCATCAACATTCCTTACTGCTCGCTCGGCGGCGTGATTACCGCTGACCCGCATGAGCGCGTCGCTTGCCAGTCTTACCGCTTCTTTATGGTCGGTATTGCGACATTAATTTTGTCTTCCACCCTGTTGCCCATGGCCGATTTCTTTGGTGGCGCGGACAAAGCCAAGGGCTACCAGATGTCGATGGGCGTCATGGCGATCATCGCGCTGTTTATGTTCCTGTTCTGCTTCAGCTCTGTGAAAGAACGCATCCAGCCTGCCGTACCGTCAAAACACGCCTTAAAATCCGACCTGAAAGATGTATGGAAAAATGACCAGTGGGTCCGAATTCTGCTGCTGACTTTTTGCAACGTCTGCCCCGGCTTCATCCGCATGGCGGCCACTATGTATTACGTCACCTGGGTGATGGAAAAATCGACGTCATTCGCCAGTATGTTTATCAGCCTCGGCGTGGTCGGCATGATGATTGGCAGTGCGCTGGCGAAACCGCTGACGGACAAATACTGCAAACTGAAAGTCTTCTTCTGGGCCAATATCATCCTGACCATTTTCTCCTGCGGATTCTATTTCCTCGACCCGCATGCCACGACGCTAATCCTGGTGGCTTACTTTGTTCTGAACATCATGCATCAGCTTCCTTCCCCGCTGCACTGGTCGCTGATGGCCGACGTGGATGACTACGGCGAATGGAAAACCGGTAAACGTGTCACCGGGATCAGCTTCTCCGGCAACCTGTTCTTCCTGAAATGCGGGCTGGCCGTGGCCGGTGCGATGGTCGGATTCCTGCTCTCCGCTTACGGCTACAACGCGGGCGCGGCGCAGCAAAGTGACCATGCGATTAACGGGATTGTGCTGCTGTTTACCGTCATTCCTGGCGTCGGTTATCTCATTACCGCTGGGGTAGTACGCCTGCTGAAAGTGGATCGCGAAACCATGCGGACAATCCAGGCGGATCTGGAAATTCGCCGTCGCAACTACCGCGAACTCAATGAATATCATGATGAAAAACAGGCGCAGGAACTTGCCTCTGCGCCCCTTCACAGCAAGGAGCTGAAACATGAGTGA
- a CDS encoding glycoside hydrolase family 43 protein produces MSDYPNPLIEQRADPHIWLHNDGHYYFIASVPEYDRLEIRRSSTLTGLSDASATVVWHKPDTGPMSALIWAPELHFIDGKWVIYYAAAPSQEIVDGLFQHRMYALMCEDADPQTGKWVEKGRIRTPIDSFSLDATHFEHQGKSYYLWAQKDPAIRGNSNLYIAEMENPWTLKSPPVMLSKPELDWEIIGFWVNEGPAVIKHGDKIFITYSASATDENYCIGLLSADTGSNLLDAAAWHKSPRPVFTTNMQNRQFGPGHNSFTRNEQGEDVLVYHARNYTEIEGDPLYDPNRHTRIKTFAWDENGLPDFGVPEPDNRPLTLQKNTAQ; encoded by the coding sequence ATGAGTGATTACCCGAATCCGCTGATCGAACAGCGCGCGGATCCTCACATCTGGCTGCACAACGACGGCCACTATTACTTTATTGCTTCGGTTCCGGAATATGACCGGCTCGAAATCCGGCGCTCGTCAACGCTGACCGGGCTTTCCGACGCGTCCGCCACCGTCGTCTGGCATAAACCCGATACCGGCCCGATGAGCGCGCTGATCTGGGCACCTGAATTGCACTTCATCGACGGAAAATGGGTGATTTACTACGCCGCTGCGCCTTCACAGGAGATTGTTGATGGCTTATTCCAGCACCGCATGTATGCGCTGATGTGTGAAGATGCCGATCCGCAGACAGGGAAATGGGTGGAGAAAGGCAGGATTCGGACGCCAATCGACAGTTTCTCGCTCGATGCAACGCACTTTGAACATCAGGGCAAAAGCTATTATCTGTGGGCGCAAAAAGACCCGGCGATTCGCGGTAACTCTAATTTGTACATCGCCGAAATGGAAAATCCGTGGACGCTGAAATCGCCGCCCGTCATGCTCAGCAAACCGGAACTGGACTGGGAAATTATCGGCTTTTGGGTAAATGAAGGTCCGGCGGTGATTAAGCACGGCGATAAGATTTTCATTACTTATTCCGCCAGCGCGACCGATGAAAATTACTGTATCGGGCTGCTCTCGGCAGATACCGGCAGCAATCTCCTCGACGCGGCTGCGTGGCATAAATCGCCACGACCGGTTTTCACCACAAATATGCAGAACAGACAGTTTGGCCCCGGCCACAACAGCTTTACCCGCAACGAACAGGGCGAAGACGTGCTGGTTTACCATGCCCGAAATTACACAGAAATTGAAGGCGACCCGCTTTACGACCCTAACCGCCACACCCGGATTAAAACCTTCGCATGGGATGAAAACGGACTGCCGGACTTTGGCGTTCCAGAGCCGGATAACCGGCCGCTGACGTTGCAGAAAAATACTGCGCAATAA
- the ampE gene encoding beta-lactamase regulator AmpE, whose translation MTLFTLLLVLAWERLFKLGEHWQLDHRFEFIFRRGRQTSLAKTLAIMIVWMAVIWAILRALHGLFFGVPSLVIWVILCLLCIGAGIKRKHYRAYLKSARQGDADACKEMAEELALIHGLPSDCTEEARLRELQNALLWINYRYYLGPLFWFVVCGPLGPVALGGYAVLRGYQTWLARHMTPLKRSQSGVDSLLHVLDWIPVRLAGAAYALLGHGEKALPAWFASLGDIHSSQYQVLTRLAQFSLARDPHLDPVQTPRAAVGLARKVTMIILVVVAVLTIYGALI comes from the coding sequence ATGACGTTATTTACTTTGCTGCTGGTACTGGCCTGGGAACGGTTGTTCAAACTGGGTGAACACTGGCAGTTGGATCATCGGTTTGAGTTCATATTCCGTCGCGGACGGCAGACTTCTTTAGCCAAAACGCTGGCGATCATGATTGTCTGGATGGCGGTGATCTGGGCTATTTTGCGTGCCCTGCACGGGCTGTTTTTTGGCGTGCCGTCCCTCGTAATCTGGGTGATTTTGTGTCTGCTGTGCATCGGTGCAGGCATTAAGCGCAAACATTATCGTGCCTATTTGAAATCTGCCCGTCAGGGCGATGCGGACGCCTGTAAAGAGATGGCGGAAGAGCTGGCGCTGATCCACGGGTTACCGAGTGATTGCACGGAAGAAGCCCGCTTGAGAGAACTGCAAAATGCGCTCTTGTGGATAAACTACCGTTATTATCTCGGGCCACTGTTTTGGTTTGTGGTCTGCGGCCCATTGGGGCCTGTCGCGTTGGGCGGATACGCCGTTCTGCGGGGTTATCAGACCTGGCTGGCGCGTCACATGACGCCGCTCAAACGCTCGCAGTCCGGCGTCGACAGCCTGCTGCATGTTCTTGACTGGATCCCTGTTCGTCTTGCAGGTGCGGCGTATGCGCTGCTCGGACACGGTGAGAAAGCATTACCGGCATGGTTTGCGTCACTGGGCGATATTCATTCTTCGCAGTATCAGGTGCTGACAAGGCTGGCGCAGTTCTCTCTGGCGCGCGATCCGCATTTGGATCCCGTTCAAACGCCTCGCGCTGCCGTGGGTCTGGCACGCAAAGTCACCATGATTATTCTGGTTGTGGTCGCGGTTCTGACGATTTACGGCGCGCTGATTTAA
- the ampD gene encoding 1,6-anhydro-N-acetylmuramyl-L-alanine amidase AmpD translates to MHLEHGWIAGARQVVSPHFDLRPDDENPSLLVVHNISLPPGKFGGPYIDQLFTGTLDPQDDPYFEGIHQLRVAAHCLIRRDGEIVQYVPFDKRAWHAGVSTWRGRERCNDFSIGIELEGTDFVPFTQAQYRSLADVTGLLIKHYPISLDAITGHSDIAPGRKTDPGPEFDWAFYRKLLASPLGQNKPSDQ, encoded by the coding sequence ATGCACTTAGAACATGGCTGGATTGCCGGAGCCCGGCAGGTTGTTTCCCCCCATTTTGATCTCCGTCCTGACGACGAGAACCCTTCTTTGCTGGTCGTCCATAACATCAGTCTGCCACCCGGAAAGTTCGGCGGTCCTTATATTGATCAACTATTTACCGGCACGCTGGATCCGCAGGATGATCCTTACTTTGAAGGGATCCACCAGCTGCGCGTGGCGGCACATTGCCTGATCCGCCGTGATGGCGAGATTGTTCAGTATGTTCCGTTTGATAAACGCGCCTGGCATGCCGGTGTTTCGACCTGGCGCGGGCGTGAGCGCTGCAATGATTTTTCGATTGGTATTGAGCTGGAAGGCACCGATTTTGTGCCCTTCACGCAAGCGCAGTATCGCAGCCTTGCGGACGTTACCGGCTTGTTAATTAAGCACTATCCGATTAGTCTGGATGCCATTACCGGGCACAGCGATATCGCGCCGGGACGCAAAACAGATCCCGGCCCTGAGTTCGACTGGGCATTTTATCGCAAGCTGTTAGCATCGCCGTTAGGGCAAAATAAGCCTTCTGACCAGTGA
- the nadC gene encoding carboxylating nicotinate-nucleotide diphosphorylase: MSTRSYSPESRRAQLLERIQHDIPAIVTQALGEDLGGEANADNDLTAQLLPKDKDANATIITREAGIFCGQRWLDEVFQQLAGDKVSVKWHVKDGDVVSENQKLCELTGSARVLLTGERTALNFVQTLSGVATEVNHYVKILEGTKTRLLDTRKTLPGLRTALKYAVLCGGGSNHRLGLADAFLIKENHIIACGSIKAAVERALWIHADVPVEVEVESLDELQQALDAGADIIMLDNFTVPMMREGVALTAGRALLEVSGNVTEKTLREFAETGVDYISVGALTKHVRAMDLSMRFS; encoded by the coding sequence ATGTCCACTCGCAGCTACAGCCCTGAAAGTCGCCGCGCACAGTTACTCGAACGTATTCAGCATGATATCCCTGCCATTGTGACTCAGGCGCTTGGCGAAGACCTCGGGGGCGAGGCTAACGCTGACAATGACTTAACCGCACAGCTTTTGCCGAAGGATAAAGACGCGAACGCGACGATCATCACCCGTGAAGCCGGTATTTTTTGCGGACAGCGCTGGCTGGATGAAGTCTTCCAGCAGCTGGCCGGTGATAAAGTTTCCGTAAAATGGCACGTCAAAGACGGTGACGTCGTTTCTGAAAACCAGAAACTGTGTGAACTGACCGGCTCCGCGCGCGTGCTGCTGACCGGCGAGCGCACCGCACTGAATTTCGTCCAGACGCTCTCAGGCGTGGCTACCGAAGTAAATCACTACGTGAAAATACTCGAAGGCACGAAAACCCGGCTGCTGGACACGCGCAAAACCTTGCCAGGGCTGCGTACGGCGCTGAAATATGCCGTCCTGTGCGGTGGTGGAAGCAATCACCGCCTCGGCCTGGCGGATGCATTTCTTATCAAAGAAAACCACATTATTGCCTGTGGCTCGATCAAAGCCGCCGTTGAACGCGCATTGTGGATCCACGCAGATGTTCCTGTCGAAGTGGAAGTGGAATCACTCGACGAACTTCAGCAGGCACTGGATGCGGGCGCTGACATTATCATGCTCGACAACTTCACCGTTCCGATGATGCGTGAAGGCGTAGCCCTGACCGCTGGCCGCGCGCTGCTTGAAGTCTCCGGCAACGTCACTGAGAAAACGCTGCGTGAATTTGCCGAAACGGGCGTGGATTATATTTCCGTGGGCGCTCTGACCAAGCATGTCCGCGCAATGGATCTCTCGATGCGTTTTAGCTGA
- the ppdD gene encoding prepilin peptidase-dependent pilin has product MHRQQGFTLIELMVVIAIIAILSAIGIPAYQSYIQKAAMTDMLQTMVPYKTGVELCVIDTGSLTSCNAGSEGIPAAATSRYVNKTQVTAGVISLTGQQALNGLSVVMTPSVDVQAGGIIWNRTCTSAGNAAMAEACESVFRFDTTGAVK; this is encoded by the coding sequence ATGCACCGGCAACAAGGATTTACCCTCATTGAACTGATGGTCGTGATCGCAATTATTGCGATCCTCAGCGCCATCGGCATTCCCGCTTACCAAAGTTACATCCAGAAAGCCGCAATGACCGACATGCTGCAAACGATGGTGCCGTATAAAACCGGCGTCGAGCTGTGCGTTATTGATACCGGTTCATTAACCAGCTGCAACGCAGGCAGCGAAGGGATCCCTGCAGCCGCAACCAGCCGTTATGTCAACAAAACACAGGTCACCGCAGGCGTAATTTCACTCACCGGCCAGCAGGCACTTAACGGGCTGAGCGTCGTCATGACGCCATCGGTTGACGTTCAGGCGGGCGGCATTATCTGGAACCGCACTTGCACCAGCGCCGGAAATGCTGCAATGGCGGAAGCCTGCGAAAGCGTGTTTCGTTTTGATACCACGGGAGCCGTAAAATGA
- the gspE gene encoding type II secretion system protein GspE, with product MTDTPLNPVSPTDSERQHSDASLDALCQRYKAIIVHRDKQTLRVACHEAEPETDTLSNVLRFASGLKVQVERWPRARLEQHTGTSATETQQDTADDRQTPASGNTGDNALNDQSDAPVVNVLNQILRQAISRRASDIHFEPYENSFRVRVRIDGVLQEIPGPEFSMAAGVCARLKIMGQLNVAERRLPQDGQLSVMLQNQRYSMRVSSLPTLYGEKIVLRILHMTQQDLAMSQLGFTLRDLEYFKAALKHPQGLILVTGPTGSGKTVTLYSGLRHLNAISRNISSVEDPVEIPVSGINQTQINSKTDLSFASVLRALLRQDPDVIMVGEIRDKETAEIAVKAAQTGHLVLSTLHTNSTCETLIRLRQMGIEGFHIAASLRLVIAQRLVRKLCPHCRKPHLTLVENGPDGKSGPAPMWQASGCNQCFSGYYGRMGIYEILNITPRLQQALVADASVSELSKIAREQGQKTLQEAGMLLVEQGITSLEELYRVTGEGHCA from the coding sequence ATGACCGATACCCCACTCAATCCTGTTTCACCAACAGACAGCGAAAGGCAGCACAGCGACGCCTCGCTGGACGCCCTTTGTCAGCGTTATAAAGCCATCATTGTGCATCGCGATAAACAGACTCTCCGCGTTGCCTGTCATGAAGCAGAACCAGAGACAGACACGCTGAGTAACGTACTGCGTTTTGCCAGCGGATTAAAAGTTCAGGTTGAACGCTGGCCGCGAGCCAGGCTGGAACAACACACAGGAACGAGCGCGACAGAAACACAGCAGGACACCGCCGACGATAGGCAAACCCCGGCGTCAGGAAACACTGGCGATAATGCGCTGAATGATCAAAGTGATGCGCCGGTGGTGAACGTCCTCAACCAGATTCTGAGACAAGCCATCAGCCGCCGGGCATCGGATATCCATTTTGAACCCTACGAAAACAGTTTCCGTGTCCGCGTGAGAATTGATGGCGTGTTGCAGGAAATCCCCGGCCCTGAATTTTCGATGGCAGCGGGGGTTTGCGCGCGGCTGAAAATCATGGGGCAACTAAATGTTGCCGAACGTCGCTTACCTCAGGACGGTCAGCTTTCCGTCATGCTGCAAAATCAGCGTTACTCGATGCGTGTCTCTTCCCTGCCCACCCTGTACGGTGAAAAAATCGTACTGAGGATCCTGCACATGACCCAGCAGGATCTGGCGATGTCTCAGTTAGGCTTCACGCTGCGCGATCTGGAGTATTTTAAAGCTGCGCTCAAACACCCCCAGGGGCTGATCCTTGTGACCGGCCCGACAGGCAGCGGCAAAACGGTGACGCTTTACAGCGGATTGCGTCATCTCAATGCTATTTCACGCAACATCAGCAGCGTCGAGGATCCGGTGGAAATCCCGGTCAGCGGCATCAATCAAACGCAGATCAACAGCAAGACAGATCTGAGTTTTGCCAGCGTCCTGCGGGCATTGTTGCGGCAAGATCCTGATGTGATCATGGTCGGTGAGATTCGTGATAAAGAAACGGCGGAGATTGCCGTCAAAGCCGCTCAGACCGGCCATCTGGTGCTTTCCACGCTGCATACCAACTCGACCTGCGAAACACTGATCCGGCTTCGACAGATGGGCATTGAAGGTTTCCATATCGCAGCCAGTTTGCGTCTGGTGATTGCCCAAAGACTGGTACGAAAACTGTGCCCACACTGTCGGAAACCACATTTAACGCTGGTCGAAAACGGGCCGGACGGGAAAAGTGGTCCCGCGCCAATGTGGCAGGCGTCGGGCTGCAATCAATGCTTTTCCGGCTATTACGGCAGGATGGGGATTTACGAAATACTGAACATTACTCCCCGGCTGCAACAAGCACTCGTGGCCGATGCCAGCGTCAGCGAGCTGAGTAAAATTGCCCGTGAGCAGGGCCAAAAGACATTACAGGAAGCAGGAATGTTGCTGGTGGAGCAAGGCATTACTTCGCTTGAGGAACTTTATCGGGTGACCGGTGAAGGCCATTGCGCATGA
- the hofC gene encoding protein transport protein HofC: protein MSETPVIAPKWRLYHWQAIDTQGSIRQGDAIEINRDSIYQQLFVAGLQPLKIKMIQRLRPEYWKNQERVSVVRQLATLLQAGLPLVSSLALLANEHPKPAWHCVLHNVAKGVREGKPLSDMLSTYPEVFPVIYRQLVSIGELTGQLDQCCLQLAAQQEQQVELRMKVKKALRYPLIVSVIATLVTLLMLTLVLPEFAKIYATFDAQLPWFTRMLIGVSEVLVSSGPWLAGILLLCCFGYQQKLHPHPRWKLREQMLPLRLPLTSRLVTDSCLSQIFQTLAMTQRAGMTLIAGLAAASASVSNLHFQAALDVIREKIMQGTPLHKAFQESSLFPSLCQQLIKIGEESGTLDELLLKLAQLHNSRANSLADTLSQTIEPVLMAVMGVIVGGLVIAMYLPIFQLGSVMG, encoded by the coding sequence ATGAGTGAAACGCCAGTGATCGCTCCCAAATGGCGGCTTTATCACTGGCAGGCCATTGATACGCAAGGAAGTATCCGGCAAGGCGACGCCATTGAGATAAACAGAGACAGTATTTACCAGCAGCTCTTTGTTGCAGGTTTACAGCCTTTGAAGATCAAAATGATCCAGCGTCTCAGGCCGGAATACTGGAAAAACCAGGAGCGTGTTTCCGTTGTCAGGCAGCTCGCCACACTGTTGCAGGCCGGGCTGCCGCTGGTCAGCAGTCTGGCATTGCTGGCAAACGAACACCCGAAACCTGCGTGGCACTGCGTTTTGCATAACGTGGCGAAAGGCGTCAGGGAAGGCAAACCGTTATCGGACATGCTGAGTACTTACCCTGAGGTTTTCCCGGTGATTTACCGGCAGCTTGTTTCCATTGGCGAGCTGACGGGTCAGTTAGATCAATGCTGTTTGCAACTGGCGGCGCAGCAGGAACAGCAGGTGGAACTGAGAATGAAGGTGAAAAAAGCGCTGCGCTATCCGCTGATCGTCAGCGTTATCGCCACCCTCGTGACACTGTTAATGCTGACGCTGGTTCTGCCGGAGTTTGCAAAAATCTATGCCACTTTTGATGCGCAACTGCCCTGGTTTACCCGCATGCTGATCGGGGTATCGGAAGTGTTAGTGAGTTCAGGCCCGTGGCTGGCCGGCATTTTGTTGCTTTGCTGTTTTGGCTATCAGCAAAAGCTGCATCCGCACCCCCGCTGGAAGCTGCGCGAACAAATGCTGCCTCTGCGATTGCCGCTGACGTCCCGGCTGGTCACTGACAGTTGTCTCAGTCAGATTTTTCAAACGCTGGCCATGACGCAACGCGCGGGGATGACGCTGATTGCGGGGCTGGCTGCCGCGTCAGCATCTGTCTCCAACCTGCATTTTCAGGCAGCGCTCGATGTGATTCGTGAAAAAATTATGCAGGGTACGCCCTTACATAAAGCATTTCAGGAATCATCATTGTTTCCTTCGTTATGTCAGCAACTGATAAAAATTGGTGAGGAATCCGGCACGCTCGATGAGTTGTTGCTTAAGCTGGCACAGTTACATAACAGCAGGGCAAATTCGCTGGCGGATACGTTATCGCAAACGATTGAACCGGTACTGATGGCCGTAATGGGTGTGATTGTTGGCGGATTAGTGATTGCGATGTACTTACCCATTTTTCAGCTGGGTTCAGTGATGGGATGA
- a CDS encoding GMP reductase, whose protein sequence is MRIEEDLKLGFKDVLIRPKRSTLKSRSEVELERTFTFKHSGISWSGTPIIAANMDTVGTFRMATVLASFGLLTAVHKHYSVEQWQAFITSADESVLRNVMVSTGTSEADFVKTLQILALSPLLKFVCLDVANGYSEHFVGFLRRVREACPDKVICAGNVVTGEMVEELILSGADIVKVGIGPGSVCTTRVKIGVGYPQLSAVIECADAAHGLGGQIVSDGGCAVPGDVAKAFGGGADFVMLGGMLAAHEECEGTVVEENGEKFMLFYGMSSESAMKRHVGGVAEYRAAEGKTVKLPLRGPVENTVRDVLGGLRSACTYVGAERLKELTKRTTFIRVAEQENRLFGSK, encoded by the coding sequence ATGCGTATTGAAGAAGATTTGAAGTTAGGTTTTAAAGACGTACTCATCCGCCCTAAACGTTCTACCCTCAAAAGCCGTTCCGAAGTCGAGCTGGAACGCACATTCACATTCAAACACTCAGGTATCAGCTGGTCCGGCACGCCGATTATCGCTGCCAATATGGATACAGTGGGTACTTTCCGCATGGCGACGGTACTGGCGTCTTTTGGTTTGCTGACCGCGGTGCATAAGCATTACAGCGTCGAACAATGGCAGGCTTTCATCACTTCTGCTGACGAGTCAGTATTGCGCAATGTGATGGTGTCGACCGGAACGTCAGAAGCCGATTTTGTGAAAACACTGCAAATCCTCGCGCTTTCCCCGCTGCTGAAATTTGTCTGCCTTGACGTCGCTAACGGCTATTCCGAACACTTCGTCGGTTTCCTGCGTCGCGTTCGTGAAGCCTGCCCGGACAAAGTCATTTGCGCCGGTAATGTGGTCACGGGCGAAATGGTCGAAGAACTGATTCTCTCTGGTGCAGATATCGTTAAAGTCGGTATCGGCCCGGGTTCTGTGTGTACTACGCGGGTCAAAATCGGCGTGGGCTATCCCCAGCTTTCTGCTGTTATCGAATGCGCGGATGCTGCACACGGCCTGGGCGGACAAATCGTCAGTGACGGCGGTTGCGCAGTTCCTGGTGATGTGGCGAAAGCGTTCGGTGGCGGCGCAGATTTCGTGATGCTTGGCGGTATGCTGGCAGCACACGAAGAATGTGAAGGCACCGTCGTTGAAGAAAATGGCGAGAAATTCATGCTGTTCTACGGCATGAGCTCAGAGTCCGCCATGAAACGCCACGTTGGTGGTGTCGCCGAGTATCGCGCTGCGGAAGGCAAAACCGTGAAGCTGCCTTTGCGTGGACCGGTCGAGAATACGGTACGTGACGTTCTTGGTGGCCTGCGTTCTGCCTGTACGTATGTCGGCGCAGAGCGTCTGAAAGAACTGACTAAAAGGACGACCTTTATCCGTGTCGCAGAGCAGGAAAACCGCCTGTTCGGCAGTAAATAA
- the coaE gene encoding dephospho-CoA kinase (Dephospho-CoA kinase (CoaE) performs the final step in coenzyme A biosynthesis.), whose protein sequence is MSYIVALTGGIGSGKSTVAESFSRHGVSIVDADIIARQVVAPGEQALEELGKRFGTSIILADGSLNRPALRERIFSNPIEKEWVNKLLHPIIHSRTQHLIALAKTPYVVWVVPLLIENGLQTQADRILVVDVEPQIQLSRTMLRDGVDRQQAESIIAAQVSREKRLACADDIIDNSGDPQTIEPRVAQLHRQYLKLAAGENRQDIAKHD, encoded by the coding sequence ATGAGCTATATCGTTGCATTGACCGGGGGTATAGGAAGCGGTAAAAGCACCGTTGCCGAAAGCTTCAGCCGGCATGGCGTAAGTATTGTCGATGCAGATATTATCGCCCGCCAGGTTGTTGCTCCGGGTGAGCAAGCATTGGAAGAACTGGGTAAAAGATTCGGCACAAGTATTATTCTTGCCGATGGCTCACTGAACCGCCCGGCACTGCGGGAACGCATTTTTAGTAATCCGATTGAAAAAGAATGGGTGAATAAATTATTGCACCCTATTATTCATTCCCGAACGCAGCATCTTATCGCACTAGCGAAAACGCCTTATGTAGTTTGGGTAGTCCCGTTGCTGATCGAAAACGGATTGCAAACCCAGGCCGATCGCATTCTGGTGGTGGATGTCGAGCCACAAATTCAGCTTTCACGCACAATGTTGCGCGATGGCGTTGACCGCCAGCAAGCTGAAAGTATTATTGCCGCGCAGGTGAGCCGTGAAAAACGCCTGGCCTGCGCGGATGACATTATTGATAACAGCGGAGATCCCCAAACGATCGAACCGCGTGTTGCCCAATTACATCGCCAGTATCTGAAACTGGCGGCGGGCGAAAACAGACAGGATATTGCCAAGCATGACTGA
- the zapD gene encoding cell division protein ZapD: MTDVAATVLFEHPLNEKMRTWLRIEFLLQQMHANAQITAAASALLFFRTASDLLDVLERGEVRTDLLKELERQQQKLSQWQDVPGVDASRIDGLRAELKQCASVLMKAPRIGQALKEDRLIALVRQRQSIPGGCCSFDLPTLHLWLHLAQSQRDSEVRNWLETLAPLNNSLTMVLDLIRQSGAFRNQISLNGFFQDNAEGADLLRLRLSMENQLYPQVSGHKTRYAIRFLPLDSEHGVVPARLNFELACC, from the coding sequence ATGACTGATGTAGCTGCAACCGTTCTTTTTGAACATCCTCTGAATGAAAAAATGCGTACCTGGTTGCGTATAGAATTTCTGCTACAGCAGATGCACGCCAATGCGCAAATCACTGCGGCGGCTTCGGCTCTCCTGTTCTTCCGCACCGCGTCTGACTTGCTGGACGTGCTGGAACGCGGAGAAGTCCGTACCGATTTGCTCAAAGAGCTGGAACGTCAGCAACAGAAATTATCTCAGTGGCAGGATGTTCCGGGTGTGGATGCATCGCGGATTGACGGATTGCGTGCTGAACTGAAACAGTGCGCTTCCGTGTTGATGAAAGCACCGCGAATTGGCCAGGCGCTGAAAGAAGATCGCCTGATTGCTCTGGTTCGTCAGCGTCAAAGCATTCCGGGCGGTTGTTGCAGTTTCGATTTGCCGACACTACACCTTTGGCTGCATCTGGCACAATCCCAGCGCGACAGTGAAGTGCGAAACTGGCTTGAAACACTCGCTCCGCTCAATAATTCACTCACTATGGTACTGGATTTGATCCGTCAGTCCGGCGCTTTCCGTAATCAAATCAGCCTGAATGGTTTTTTCCAGGATAACGCAGAAGGTGCAGATCTGTTACGCTTGCGCCTCTCGATGGAAAACCAGCTTTACCCGCAAGTTTCCGGGCACAAAACCCGTTATGCCATCCGCTTCTTACCGCTCGACAGCGAACATGGCGTGGTTCCGGCACGACTGAATTTTGAACTTGCCTGCTGCTAG